From a region of the Malania oleifera isolate guangnan ecotype guangnan chromosome 12, ASM2987363v1, whole genome shotgun sequence genome:
- the LOC131144505 gene encoding protein NRT1/ PTR FAMILY 2.13 produces MASVGSDHAEHGKEKLVGSSSSSCWPLLFCTKCIPITTATSPENSPPPDTPTKQSPRRPGGWRAMPFVLGNETFERLATIGLMGNFMVFLLTQFHMDQVRATNLLNVWSGVTNFTPLIGAFVSDAYIGRFRTIAFASFASFLGMVTLTVTVAVPQLHPSPCGRHQDQCAGPTTGQLGVLLTGLCLLSIGSGGIRPCSLPFGVDQFDPSTDEGRRGITSFYNWYYTTFTVILIIALTVVVYVQDSVSWLWGFAGPTILMFCSIVLFFLGTNIYVHAKPTGSVFSGIAQVVVAAYRKRRVRVPADGEGGGVLYDPPMKESAAHSKLPLTYQYRLLTRAAVVLDGELNPDGSRANPWRLCTVQQVEEFKCIIRIIPIWAAGIISFTAIVQQSTFTISQALKMDRHLGPKFQIPPGSLGVISMLTIGIWVPVYDRIVVPRLRRITKIEGGITLLQRIGIGIVFSTLSMVVAGVVERKRRSVAVAHGGVAPMSVFWLAPQLVLMGFAEAFNIIGQIEFYNRQFPEHMTSVGNALFSCTMAGSNYLSALLVTVVHDVTGKHGRQAWLTQDINAGRVDYFYYIIAGLGVLNMVYFLICARRYRYKGSTMQFSEGEGKSDFDVEMNSIKQ; encoded by the exons ATGGCGAGCGTAGGATCAGACCATGCAGAACATGGGAAGGAGAAGTTGGTTGGCTCATCATCGTCTTCCTGCTGGCCGCTCCTCTTCTGCACCAAATGCATCCCCATTACCACCGCCACCTCCCCTGAAAACTCGCCTCCTCCGGACACCCCCACCAAGCAATCCCCAAGACGGCCCGGCGGCTGGAGGGCCATGCCCTTCGTCCTAGGAAATGAGACGTTCGAGAGGCTGGCGACTATAGGGTTGATGGGGAACTTCATGGTCTTCCTGCTCACGCAGTTTCACATGGACCAGGTGAGGGCCACCAACCTCCTCAACGTCTGGTCCGGCGTCACCAACTTCACTCCCCTCATCGGCGCCTTCGTCTCCGACGCCTACATCGGCCGCTTCCGCACCATTGCTTTTGCCTCCTTCGCCTCTTTCCTG GGCATGGTGACTCTGACTGTGACGGTAGCCGTCCCGCAGCTGCATCCTTCGCCATGCGGACGCCACCAGGACCAATGTGCGGGTCCCACCACGGGTCAGCTGGGGGTCCTGTTGACGGGTCTCTGCCTGCTGTCCATCGGGTCGGGCGGGATCCGACCCTGCAGCCTGCCGTTCGGGGTGGACCAGTTCGACCCGTCGACGGACGAGGGAAGGAGAGGGATAACGAGCTTCTACAACTGGTACTACACCACCTTCACCGTCATCCTCATCATAGCGCTCACCGTCGTCGTTTACGTCCAAGATTCGGTGAGTTGGCTCTGGGGCTTCGCCGGCCCGACCATTCTGATGTTTTGTTCCATTGTGCTTTTCTTCCTCGGCACGAATATTTACGTGCACGCGAAGCCGACGGGGAGCGTATTTTCCGGCATCGCGCAGGTGGTCGTCGCAGCTTACAGGAAGCGCCGGGTTAGGGTTCCGGCCGACGGAGAGGGCGGTGGAGTTCTCTATGATCCGCCAATGAAGGAGAGTGCTGCGCATTCAAAGCTTCCTCTCACTTACCAGTACAG GCTACTAACCAGAGCCGCCGTCGTGCTTGACGGCGAGCTAAACCCTGACGGCTCCCGCGCCAATCCATGGCGGCTCTGCACAGTCCAACAGGTCGAAGAATTCAAATGCATCATACGAATAATCCCTATCTGGGCCGCCGGCATAATCTCCTTCACCGCCATCGTGCAACAGAGCACCTTCACTATCTCCCAAGCCCTCAAAATGGACCGCCACCTCGGCCCCAAATTCCAGATCCCGCCCGGTTCGCTCGGTGTCATCTCCATGCTCACCATCGGAATCTGGGTCCCCGTCTACGACCGCATCGTCGTCCCGCGCCTCCGCAGAATCACCAAAATCGAAGGCGGAATCACCCTTCTCCAGCGAATCGGAATCGGGATCGTCTTCTCCACCCTGTCAATGGTGGTCGCCGGAGTCGTCGAGCGCAAGAGAAGATCCGTCGCCGTCGCGCACGGAGGGGTTGCGCCCATGTCCGTGTTCTGGCTTGCGCCGCAGCTCGTGCTCATGGGCTTCGCGGAGGCGTTCAACATCATCGGGCAGATTGAATTTTATAACAGGCAATTTCCCGAACACATGACGAGCGTGGGCAATGCTCTGTTTTCGTGCACCATGGCGGGGTCTAATTACCTGAGCGCCTTACTGGTGACGGTGGTGCACGACGTCACCGGGAAACACGGCCGGCAGGCCTGGTTGACCCAGGACATTAACGCCGGGAGAGTTGATTATTTCTACTACATTATTGCCGGATTGGGAGTGTTGAATATGGTCTACTTTCTGATTTGCGCCCGCCGATACCGTTACAAAGGCAGCACTATGCAATTTTCTGAGGGAGAAGGGAAATCTGATTTTGATGTTGAGATGAACTCGATTAAGCAGTAA